CGTCTTCAAGAAGATACAGATGTCTGACACAGAGGTCCAGTATCTCAAGCAACAGAAATATAACGTTCTACTGCTGCTAATACTTGCTCCGTTGTAATCCCCGCAATCACTGCACAACTACCAACGTCACACCCCCCTGGATGCCGCCCCGGATGGCAAGGATTGCATCCTAAATTTATCCCGCTCTGCAAAACTGTATGTGGGTCCCCGTAGGGACCGCTCCGCATATGGTTCGTTGAACCGAAAAGCGCGACGACAGGAGTTCCCACAGCTGCTGCAATATGCATCGGTCCCGTGTCATTTCCAATATACACATCGCATGCGGAGATTAACGCCGCGAGGTGCCGAAGATCGCCCGTTTTGACGAGCATCGGTGGGACTTCCATCATTTCTGCAACCTGCGTTTGGAGGTGCCGTTCGTTCGGACCGGCAAAGAGTAAAATCGTTGCGTTTCGTTTTTCTGCTAAAATACTCGCGACATCCGCATAGTTCTTTCCGTCCCACAACTTATATTCCCAGTTCCCGCCGGGATGGATCCCGATTAACAGTCGTTCTGACTTAAGGTCAGCCTTGGTAA
This region of Candidatus Poribacteria bacterium genomic DNA includes:
- a CDS encoding glycosyltransferase family 9 protein, which produces DGNRHAVTRYLEVLQGHDVDTTDAHPCLELTQAERTAAHNFLTKADLKSERLLIGIHPGGNWEYKLWDGKNYADVASILAEKRNATILLFAGPNERHLQTQVAEMMEVPPMLVKTGDLRHLAALISACDVYIGNDTGPMHIAAAVGTPVVALFGSTNHMRSGPYGDPHTVLQSGINLGCNPCHPGRHPGGCDVGSCAVIAGITTEQVLAAVERYISVA